A genomic stretch from Hyla sarda isolate aHylSar1 unplaced genomic scaffold, aHylSar1.hap1 scaffold_568, whole genome shotgun sequence includes:
- the LOC130340145 gene encoding uncharacterized protein LOC130340145 → MELKGLGFVPLLLAFWCAAWLATTTIMTVVLGHAASPLMSISDVGNVFPESILFRIGFIGTSIGTLVLTFLIYKYMVMHTEEFRGHQVLIQRILLAIVWASCFSTAVMHVLSPEEYPRIHFVSTIISITCEALYYLGQSIQMYKLPGAKKVIHYSRCTCCGLTFVCVVFYFGYETLKELFHNDEDWDEIREIPIIIIEWVMLLLILINIVTYYSTMQRLLLTVSRNSCTLSLRVKIDDFGV, encoded by the exons atggagctaaaaggactggggttcgtccccctcctgttggcgttttggtgtgcggcctggcttgccaccaccaccatcatgacggtcgtcctcggccatgcagcctcgccactgatgagcatcag tgacgtgggaaatgtctttcccgaaagcatattattcagaattggattcatagggacgtccattggcactttggtactaacctttcttatttataagtatatggttatgcatactgaagagttcaggggtcatcaggtcctgatccagaggatcctgctggccattgtgtgggcctcctgtttttccacagctgttatgcatgtattgtcccccgaagaatatcccaggatacactttgtcagcacgataatttccattacatgtgaagccttatactaccttgggcagtccatccagatgtataaattaccaggagcaaaaaaagtcatccactatagtagatgcacctgctgtggcctgacttttgtctgtgtagttttctattttggatatgaaacattaaaggaattattccataatgatgaagactgggacgagatccgtgaaatccccatcataatcatcgagtgggtgatgcttctactgatcctgataaacatcgtgacctattattccaccatgcagaggttattgttgaccgtctccagaaacagctgcacactctctcttagagtaaaaattgatgacttcggggtgtag